Proteins encoded in a region of the Odocoileus virginianus isolate 20LAN1187 ecotype Illinois chromosome 9, Ovbor_1.2, whole genome shotgun sequence genome:
- the CEBPB gene encoding CCAAT/enhancer-binding protein beta, which produces MQRLVAWDPACLPLPPPPPAFKSMEVANFYYEADCLAAAYGGKAAPAAPPAARPGPRPPAGELGSIGEHERAIDFSPYLEPLGAPQAPAPTTATDTFEAAPPAPAPAPASSGQHHDFLSDLFSDDYGGKNCKKAADYGYLSLGRLGAAKGALHPGCFAPLHPPPPPPPPPPPAELKAEPGFEPADCKRKEEAGAPGGGAAGMAAGFPYALRAYLGYQAVPSGSSGSLSTSSSSSPPGTPSPADAKAPPAAAACYAGAAPAPSQVKSKAKKTVDKHSDEYKIRRERNNIAVRKSRDKAKMRNLETQHKVLELTAENERLQKKVEQLSRELSTLRNLFKQLPEPLLAASGRC; this is translated from the coding sequence ATGCAACGCCTGGTGGCCTGGGACCCAGCATGTCTCcccctgccgccgccgccgcccgccttTAAATCCATGGAAGTGGCCAACTTCTACTACGAGGCGGACTGCTTGGCTGCTGCGTACGGCGGCAAGGCGGCCCCCGCGGCGCCCCCGGCGGCCAGACCCGGGCCGCGCCCCCCCGCCGGCGAGCTGGGTAGCATCGGTGAGCACGAGCGCGCCATAGACTTCAGCCCCTACCTGGAGCCGCTGGGCGCGCCGCAGGCCCCGGCACCCACCACGGCCACGGACACCTTCGAGGCGGCTCCGCCCGCGCCCGCCCCCGCGCCCGCCTCCTCCGGGCAGCACCACGACTTCCTCTCCGACCTCTTCTCCGACGACTACGGGGGCAAGAACTGCAAGAAGGCGGCTGACTACGGCTACCTGAGCCTGGGCCGCCTGGGGGCTGCCAagggcgcgctgcacccgggctGCTTCGCGCCCCTAcacccgccgcccccgccgccgccgccgccgccgccggccgaGCTCAAGGCGGAGCCGGGCTTCGAGCCCGCGGACTGCAAGCGGAAGGAGGAGGCCGGAGCGCCGGGCGGCGGCGCCGCGGGCATGGCGGCCGGCTTCCCGTACGCGCTGCGCGCCTACCTCGGCTACCAGGCGGTGCCGAGCGGCAGCAGCGGGAGCCTGTCCACGTCCTCGTCGTCCAGCCCGCCCGGCACGCCGAGCCCCGCCGACGCCAAGGCgcccccggccgccgccgcctgcTACGCGGGGGCGGCGCCGGCGCCCTCGCAGGTCAAGAGCAAGGCCAAGAAGACGGTGGACAAGCACAGCGACGAGTACAAGATCCGGCGGGAGCGCAACAACATCGCGGTGCGCAAGAGCCGCGACAAGGCCAAGATGCGTAACCTGGAGACGCAGCACAAGGTCCTGGAGCTCACGGCGGAGAACGAGCGGCTCCAGAAGAAAGTGGAGCAGCTGTCGCGCGAGCTCAGCACGCTGCGGAACTTGTTCAAGCAGCTGCccgagcccctgctcgccgcctCCGGCCGCTGCTAG